tggggttaagtgtcttgcccaaggacacatcgactgccgaagccgggtatcgaaccaccgaccctctgattagagaactaccttgctctccactagaCCACAGCCCCCCTAACATATACAATATGTCGACCTGAATGAAATCACAGTAAACCCTTTGAAAAAAACTAGAAATATCTGACATAATGTCAGAGCCTGTAGTGAGCTGAAATGTTACCTCTCGATTCCACCACACTGATGCTCACCTTAAAAATTCAAGGACAGCATGAATAGACTTTTCAAAAGACGCATTTTTGAGTCCCAAAGTTGAGTGTGTACTGTGAATCATTTGTGGTTGTCAGGTTGCATTTTCAATTGCTTCGTGTTTTCACTTCTTCCAAAAACCTCAAGAATAAGCGTTGGATTTTCTCTGTCGTAACAGATCCTACTGACAGGGCACTGAACTATACGATTGGCTGCATGTCAGAGGAAGAGTGAAGAGAGTTAACCGCTACTGATTACAACACATCTCTTGTAGCTTTAAATGAATGTGGCAAAGGCACAGACACACTGAAAACAACTTCTCCTGTGAATGTCTCCTTTAACAGGCCTGGTCATTTGGCTTCCAGCCAGGCTATTGATTCTCAATCATGCCAGTATATAGCCATGATTTTCTTGTCTCTACCCCGACTTGTTTAGGAGAAACAGAGTCAATTTGCACAAATGAAACACCATGCCTGCAGAGCTACAGCTCTGATTGTCCTCCTCACAAAGGCCACTCAACATTCGGACATCACATTACGTCACCTCCTTATCAGTCTGCCCCTCGGCCCCTTTTACAAATATTTGTGACTGGTGGAGGATGATAGTTCAAACATTAGAGCCACTGTGGCAGTGAGCTCAGATAGCACTGTGACCTTTTTGGCATGCACAAGGGTGCTTGTCAAGCATCACTAATAACTGATATTAGTATGTTCATGGTTCCTCTGTATTTCTCAATatgatgacaataataataatgtatcagGCACTGTGCACTATTTCATAGCAGTCCctagttaaatatatatagtgagaccacagaggaataaaatgcagaaatgaaaataGTAAAAACCCTATATAAACCAATTTAACCTATATGAATAGCTTTTGTTTATGTAACTGTACTGAGGTGTATCGAAGATTGTTTTCTATGCAGACTAGACATATATTCCACTGAGACACGCGCGTCAGAAGCTCCTTCAGTCATCAGTGTTGGTTTAAAGGCAGAGATCACAGAGAGCCATCCCAGTCAGCCACCAGTTGATCGACTGGCAACACGCGATAAACGCTTAAAAACACAGCCACATAAGTCATCACAATTGTAATCAATACTGATGCATGAAAGGTGTCCGGCTTCAGTGCTCCTCAGAGACCAATGTGAGTTTATCTGTGTGAGAAGCGCGTATCTCTGCCAGAGGCGCACAAGGGTAACGCGCTGGATCTGTCCAGCAATCACATTCTGCATCtgcaaaactgaaaaccaacaCACGGTAGGTGTGctactttttttctcccctccaaTTCTAGACGCgaaatgtgtttgttatctATAGCTTATATTTATCCTAACTAAAAGTCAGTGCCGTAAATATTTTGagttgaaaaagagaaagatggagatgaAGCAAACAAATGCGTCAATTCTgtatcatttcatttaaaaaagctgtTCTTATTCGAATAATGCTGGAGTTAAGATGATTGGTATGTTCGATACACTTTAAAGTGTAATCGTCTCATTGCATCGCAACATTCTGCATTGTTTTTTGAGAGACTAACCAAGATAcagtgaatattttgaatgtctCGATGGTTGTTTAACTAaagtgttaatatttatttgatatcaCTATCTATCCTGCTAGACAGAATTGATATATATGGTTGTGTTGAAACCAATCATAAATTATAACATATAAAACCTATATGTATCgttttttcatgcaaaatacGGCCTTTGTTTTCAGAATTATTATATCCATGACAGTTTTATTATCACAGTTTTCTCTGTCTGAATAGTGATGCTCTAAACATGCATTGTAGTTTATTGTATCCATATTTGATATTGTCGTCAGTTGTGCTGCTGAGTATGTACGACTCTATAATGTCTTAAAGAAATGTCAGACTTCAATTATTGTAACGTTTTGATACGTTTGATCAAATCAGAGGgagaaaatatagaaacaatAGTTCAGCGATAACACAAGAAATAGCCACAAAAGCATCCCTATAAAACTGCACATGTGATCCTGAGTCGGTTGCTAAAGAAAACTAGTCTAACaagaaacacaatgtttttacaGTAACAATTCAATCAGTCTTCATggttttaattataatatattataattataagtCTCGATCTGATTCATGTTCAAAATGTAACAAGTCTTTGCAAAGTGTGTCACTGCTCAGTGAATTAATTATCCCTCTGCTCAACATGTATGCACTTTATATATCCCcagctgaaataaaacattacattgaaTCGATGTAAATTGTAGAAAATACCCTCTTTGCTGTGCACGTAATCACTGCACACAGGTGATTTAGAGTGCATGGGGAGAAAATATGCCcattgtcacagttcttcctccatactgtcagtagctccatactccctgtcactctgtctcactcacctaattggctcactctgttcacctgcctgtcactctctctcagttcactccggccactcccagttccacttccagctcacagcccagccccctctctctctcaccacactctccctcactcatcaGCCTCATCAGTGCActtgtctgccacacccacctcatcagcacaatccctctcacctgctcactctgctgcacctactccctgcagtatttaaaccccaatcagtcacacactcgctgccagatcgttcgttgcatttatgtcagaccttccagcaatttcccgtggactgatttcccgttgccgaccctgcctgtctggacttcccttccttgcctgtgccccggtcaacgactcagccttctgtcccctaccaccagattcccctaccttgcctttgccttggttagccaccttagccttctgtcccagaccacaagtttagcctccgcttcctctggtttccgtctgcctgatcccctgcctgtttcccaatgtgaggctgaccctgcctgtctgtctgctgtgtgctcagcttcaaataaagctccagaactttatctgtctcctggtcgtactgcttttgggtccacaccacatccgtgacaccCATAGCAGGTTTGGGTCATGGAGCAGAATTTGCtttgatattcatttttttctatttaagaTTTGAAAATCTGATGAAAAATCTGCAAGGCACCCCAGACTCATCCTATAGTTAGCCATGGGAGACTGTACAATACAGTCATCTTTCCTTTGGAGCTAAACAGGACTGAAAATCGTGTCGTCACACAGACAAGAATTATGAGCAGTAAGATGAGTTTGTTCACAAAACTGTAGATCAGCATTCAAAAGGGACATTTCCTTTGAAGAACATTTTATTGACTGTAAAAACATGTCTATACAGTACAATTATGTTCATCAGTCATTCAGTGTATTATTGGCTTGGTACTTCCCGGTAAATTATTGTATTCATGATTTCACCCCTCCAAGGTTGACATCAGCCCTTTGGGATGGAGGGAACAGGCAGCGGCTGGACAGCTGAGCTCACCCCCCCATGCGTGATGCACGAGGTGAATTCGAATGACACCGGTCAGGTCTTTGAGGTGGCGCTGCAGAACGGTTCCTCCAAGCGCAGCCCCCAGTTCGTGGGCGTGGAGCTGCTGCAGTCCTTCAAGCTGCTCATCATTCCCTGCTACACCCTCGTGGCTCTGGTGGGCGTCTTCGGCAACTACCTGCTCCTCTATGTCATATGCCGCACCCGTAAGATGCACAACGTCACCAACTTTTTCATTGGAAACCTGGCCTTCTCTGACATGCTGATGTGTGCCACATGTGTCCCCTTCACACTGGCCTACGCCTTCAACCCACATGGCTGGGTGTTCGGCCGTTTCATGTGCTACCTGGTGTACCTCATCCAGCCCGTGACGGTCTACGTGTCGGTCTTCACTCTCACTGCTATTGGTGTGGACAGGTAAGAGATGTggacagaatataaaaacataccCCTGGGAGATGTTAACATGCATACAATATTTCCTTGaaatttcccataatgcatcagGAGATTTTCAGCTTTAGGCATTAATACATACCTACTTGGCCACCCAATTATGTATGAACTACACATAATAAAAAAGAGGTTACACAATTACTCAATATGAATGTCATTATCTCTTTTTGCACATAATTGCAGTGGCAGATCAAATATGTAAGTACATGAATTTAGtggattttttttgccatctttGAAAATAACCTAGTTTACATACTCAGTTTTAGGATGGTGTGTCTTTTCCTAAATCCTTCTCGAATTATCTTATGCAAGTTCTGAACtgtattgtaaatatttcaaaaacccTTAAGAGCTTTTAAGTAAGAGGTCACAGTACTAGAGTGCTTCAGCTTGGTTAAATGGGTGCATTATCACATACCTCTGTAAAAAGGAAATGGTGTCTTTTTAAAAGGCTGCTCACACTAAACTACAGATCCTCTATGCCCAGATCGTGTTATAACTTTATTCTTTGACCTTTTCCAAATGTAACATCTGTTTGGCTGAAGGACGGAAGATGATCTAGCAGACTATGCTTTTCTTTATTGGTCAGGGCTCCGCAAGTTTTTGCTCTTTACACTGTTTCAGAACCCCAAATCCTGCTTTGTCTGTTAACAATGGATACAGGGGAAGAGCTGAATTggattttaatgttgtaaaacCTTTGTGAacatgatttttatattttttctgtttgacaATGTCCATTTGAAATTGAATTCCTTCTATGGTTGTTTTTTGAGGCTGTCTTTTCTGTGGTGCTAAACAGCACAGCAAACAATTTGTATACTGGAAAGCAATGGCTTGTGAATGTTGTTCTTCTTGTCTCTTAAatggcatgtttttttcccccctgacAGCTCAATAAGGATGATCTAATCTAACTCTGGTAAAACGACTCTCTGTTCCTTCGTAGATACTATGCCACAGTTCATCCTCTGAAAAAGCGCATCTCGGTCTTGGCGTGCACCTACCTCCTGTGTGGGATCTGGCTGCTGTCCTGCGGTCTGGTGGCTCCGGCTGTGGCTCACACGTACCACGTGGAGTTTAAGAATGAGGGCTTCACCATCTGCGAGGAGTTCTGGATGGGCCAGGAGAGGGAGCGGCTGGCCTACGCCTACAGCACTCTATTCATCACCTACGTCCTGCCTCTGTCGGCGCTCTGCATCTCGTACCTGTGCATCTCCGTCAAACTACGGAATTGTGTCGTCCCCGGCCACCACACGCAGAGCCAGGCGGAGGCTCAGCGCATGCGCAAGCGAAAGACCTTCCGGCTGGTGAGCCTGGTGGTGGCAGCCTTTGGCGTCTGCTGGATGCCCATCAGTGTTTTCAATGTGCTGCGTGACATTGACATTGACCTGATTGATAAGCGGTACTTTCTGCTCATTCAGCTGCTCTGTCACCTGTGTGCAATGAGCTCATCCTGCTGTAATCCGTTCCTCTACGCCTGGCTACACGACCGCTTCCGTGCTGAGCTCCGAAAAATGTTTACGTGCCGCCGTCGCATCGGCATCGCGGCAAATAACTGTGCCACAGCCAGCGTGGTTTTGTGAATCTCCTGTGTTTAGGGCTACTGTTAGTTTATCCCTGTGTCTTTGGACAGAAGGAACATTAAGGCAACACAGAGTTACATAGGTAGGATTCCTAACTATATAGTGATCCAGCTTCAAACAAGGTAACCACATTATGACGACCATAATTCAGTAACCCAGTGTTAAAACTGCTGTTTACCAATACCCTAAGATTATTCCACCAATTTAGCCCTGCACTCTTAGAACATTGACGGACTCACAAAGGACAGTTTGAAAAAAGGATCATGAACAATGTAGCAGAACCAGACATTgtctttttcacacacattctTCTTTTCAAAACCCGGCACCTACATTAACCACAAAACCGCTTAGTCGCACTTTGGTTGGAGTTTTGGTTGTGTAACTTGTTGTGACTAATGTCTCAAGCAGAGATTAAGAGCAGGGTACAGCGGTCTGGGAAACTTTCTTCTTTCTATACTCTTACTTTAATTTAACCTTCAAACTTGTCTTCAGCCCCCTCCAACCCCAATACATCAGATTCCGCGCAGCTTTCTCTGGAGCCACAACAGTCTTTACATCACATATGCATTAGCACTCCAAGATCTGTAAACATGCATTGATGGGTAAAATTGttggagttcccctttaagcCTGAACAGATTAGAGCAACCGTTGACTGCCATGCGTTTGTACAGCTACAGTAACATTGAGTAGCCTCCCTTTCGTAAAATATTAGTTAGGCATTTCAAAaatagatatgtttttttttccacaagaGGAGAGTTTCTTGGAAAAATC
This sequence is a window from Anoplopoma fimbria isolate UVic2021 breed Golden Eagle Sablefish chromosome 13, Afim_UVic_2022, whole genome shotgun sequence. Protein-coding genes within it:
- the prlhr2a gene encoding prolactin releasing hormone receptor 2a — translated: MEGTGSGWTAELTPPCVMHEVNSNDTGQVFEVALQNGSSKRSPQFVGVELLQSFKLLIIPCYTLVALVGVFGNYLLLYVICRTRKMHNVTNFFIGNLAFSDMLMCATCVPFTLAYAFNPHGWVFGRFMCYLVYLIQPVTVYVSVFTLTAIGVDRYYATVHPLKKRISVLACTYLLCGIWLLSCGLVAPAVAHTYHVEFKNEGFTICEEFWMGQERERLAYAYSTLFITYVLPLSALCISYLCISVKLRNCVVPGHHTQSQAEAQRMRKRKTFRLVSLVVAAFGVCWMPISVFNVLRDIDIDLIDKRYFLLIQLLCHLCAMSSSCCNPFLYAWLHDRFRAELRKMFTCRRRIGIAANNCATASVVL